Proteins from a single region of Hordeum vulgare subsp. vulgare chromosome 6H, MorexV3_pseudomolecules_assembly, whole genome shotgun sequence:
- the LOC123401635 gene encoding probable LRR receptor-like serine/threonine-protein kinase At1g05700, producing MDLCVVILLFCVFQFIHGQPDDLGFISIDCGIPVNSSYQDPSSKIIYVSDYGYATSGENRNISSVYIKPSLAKRNLNVRFFQHGARNCYALRSLVAGNKYFVRALFYYGNYDGLNKLPVFDLYMGANYWHEVNISAAGAVKWMDIIVVAPADYLHVCLANKGMGTPFISGLDLRPLRITLYPEVNASQSLVLISSNRFNLGPTDNRIIRYPLDPHDRLWSTYDTVPNWDEISATSVVQNYVTDVYDVPSAVMQNAATVNGSRIDFSWGPSDPSENISSSYFFVFYFCELQNVRSNAVRQFDIIVNNKTWNAQPYTPPFLFADSFSGIVQGLASYSVSLVATENATLPPILNAMEMYLVESITEAATDSGDAKAMMAIQENFGVEKNWMGDPCTPKAFSWIGLTCSYPPAYASRITALNVPSFGLAGTISTDFGDLNALQYLDLSNNNLSGTIPNFLGQLPFLIFLDLSSNDLHGTIPDSLLQKFQNGTLSLRVGNNANICANGTACGSSRKKINGILLAAIVIPIVAVIAIFVVLFLLLRQKLKGKDKRKTTGPEDESALLENREFSYRELKYITSNFSQEIGKGGFGAVFLGHLKNGNSVAVKVRSDSSSQGGKEFLAEAQHLTRIHHKNLVSLIGYCKDKNHLALVYEYMPKGNLQDHLRGSTSKPLTWEQRLHIALDAAQGLEYLHIACKPALIHRDVKSTNILLTTDLGAKIADFGLTKAFGDSKTHITTEPAGTMGYLDPEYFRSYHISEKSDVYSFGVVLLELITGRPPVIPVSDSVSVHVGEWVQQSLDRGTMESIVDARMVGDYDINSVWKAADLALHCKREVSRERPTMAEVVAQLKECSELENRLDGRQRSLGSNFSREGSALEEEEEEQGGGIRAVAAGPAMR from the exons ATGGATCTATGCGTTGTGATTCTTCTATTCTGCGTCTTCCAGTTTATCCATGGCCAGCCTGATGACCTAG GTTTCATAAGCATCGATTGTGGCATCCCGGTGAATTCCTCCTACCAAGATcccagctcaaaaataatatatgtCTCAGACTATGGATATGCCACCTCAGGAGAAAACCGCAACATCTCCTCAGTTTACATCAAGCCTTCACTGGCAAAGCGCAacctcaacgtccggttctttcaGCATGGAGCACGCAATTGCTATGCCCTGAGATCCTTGGTGGCAGGAAACAAGTACTTCGTCCGTGCGCTTTTTTACTACGGAAACTATGATGGCCTTAACAAACTTCCTGTCTTTGATCTGTACATGGGGGCAAACTACTGGCATGAAGTTAATATCAGTGCTGCAGGAGCAGTCAAATGGATGGACATCATAGTAGTCGCTCCTGCTGACTACCTGCATGTTTGTCTGGCGAACAAAGGGATGGGAACTCCATTTATCTCTGGGCTGGATCTGAGGCCACTGAGGATTACTCTTTACCCAGAGGTAAATGCAAGTCAATCTCTGGTGCTGATTAGCTCCAATCGGTTCAATTTGGGGCCCACAGACAATCGCATAATCAG GTACCCCTTGGATCCCCATGACCGCCTATGGTCGACTTACGACACAGTCCCAAACTGGGATGAAATATCTGCAACATCTGTCGTCCAGAATTATGTCACTGATGTGTATGACGTGCCATCAGCTGTTATGCAAAATGCAGCAACTGTCAATGGTTCAAGAATTGATTTCTCATGGGGTCCATCGGATCCATCGGAGAACATCAGCTCCAGTTACTTCTTTGTTTTTTACTTCTGTGAGTTGCAGAATGTACGGAGCAATGCTGTGCGGCAGTTTGACATCATTGTCAATAACAAGACATGGAACGCACAACCTTACACCCCTCCATTCCTATTCGCTGATTCTTTCTCAGGCATTGTACAAGGGTTGGCAAGTTATAGTGTCTCACTTGTTGCTACAGAAAATGCAACTCTTCCACCTATCCTCAATGCCATGGAGATGTACTTGGTAGAATCGATAACTGAGGCCGCTACTGAtagtggagatg CTAAAGCCATGATGGCAATCCAAGAAAATTTTGGTGTGGAGAAGAACTGGATGGGCGATCCATGCACTCCAAAAGCTTTTTCATGGATAGGATTAACCTGCTCCTATCCTCCAGCTTATGCCTCTAGAATAACAGCATT AAATGTGCCTTCCTTTGGGTTGGCTGGTACTATCTCTACTGATTTTGGAGATCTGAACGCACTTCAGTACCT GGATCTGTCAAATAACAACTTGTCTGGCACCATTCCAAATTTTCTTGGGCAGCTTCCATTTCTAATATTTCT GGATCTGTCCAGCAATGATCTACATGGAACAATCCCTGACAGCcttctccaaaaattccaaaatggaactCTGTCCTTAAG GGTTGGTAATAATGCAAATATATGTGCCAATGGTACTGCCTGTGGATCAAGTCGAAAGAAAATTAATGGGATACTTCTTGCTGCAATAGTTATTCCAATCGTTGCTGTCATTGCAATATTTGTTGTCTTATTTCTTCTGCTACGCCAAAAGCTCAAGGGAAAAG ATAAGAGAAAAACTACTGGTCCTGAAGATGAATCTGCGTTACTTGAGAACCGAGAATTTTCTTACAGAGAACTAAAGTATATTACAAGCAATTTTAGCCAAGAGATTGGCAAGGGCGGGTTTGGAGCTGTCTTCCTTGGCCACTTGAAGAATGGAAACTCAGTTGCTGTGAAAGTGCGTTCTGATTCATCTTCACAAGGGGGTAAAGAGTTTCTGGCTGAG GCTCAGCACTTGACAAGGATTCATCACAAGAACTTGGTTTCCTTGATTGGCTACTGCAAGGACAAAAATCATCTAGCCCTTGTTTACGAGTACATGCCCAAAGGGAACCTGCAGGATCATCTGAGAG GTTCTACTAGTAAACCACTCACTTGGGAGCAGCGTCTTCACATCGCCCTTGATGCTGCACAAG GTCTGGAGTATCTGCACATCGCGTGTAAACCAGCATTGATCCACAGAGATGTGAAGAGTACCAACATCCTGCTGACCACAGATCTTGGGGCTAAGATTGCTGATTTTGGTCTGACCAAGGCTTTCGGCGACTCGAAAACACATATAACCACTGAACCAGCTGGTACTATGGGCTACTTAGATCCCGA GTACTTCCGCAGTTATCACATCAGCGAGAAGAGCGACGTGTACAGCTTTGGTGTCGTACTCCTGGAGCTCATCACAGGCCGCCCTCCTGTCATCCCGGTCAGCGACAGCGTGAGCGTCCACGTTGGCGAGTGGGTGCAGCAGAGCCTTGACCGTGGCACCATGGAGAGCATTGTGGATGCAAGAATGGTAGGGGACTATGACATCAACTCTGTCTGGAAAGCTGCTGACCTGGCCCTGCATTGCAAGCGAGAGGTCTCAAGGGAGCGTCCGACGATGGCGGAGGTGGTGGCGCAGCTTAAGGAGTGCTCGGAGCTCGAGAATCGTCTTGACGGGAGGCAAAGAAGCTTGGGTTCGAACTTTTCTAGGGAGGGAAGTGCacttgaggaagaagaagaagaacaaggtggGGGTATACGGGCTGTTGCTGCTGGTCCTGCGATGAGATAG